A single genomic interval of Burkholderia cepacia ATCC 25416 harbors:
- a CDS encoding DUF190 domain-containing protein → MDRIFLRFYVHEQHRLHWKPLWEWLLEEANRMGVAGGSAFRAMAGFGQHRVLHEDRFFELQGSLAIEVEFIVTEDEAQRLLARLSQEKVRVCYAMMPAQFGVIDTLGAPPAQGPAV, encoded by the coding sequence ATGGACAGGATCTTCTTGCGCTTCTACGTGCACGAGCAGCACCGGCTGCACTGGAAGCCGCTGTGGGAATGGCTGCTGGAGGAGGCGAACCGGATGGGCGTCGCCGGCGGTTCCGCGTTTCGCGCGATGGCCGGCTTCGGCCAGCATCGCGTGCTGCACGAGGACCGCTTCTTCGAACTGCAGGGGTCGCTCGCGATCGAGGTCGAATTCATCGTCACCGAGGACGAGGCACAGCGCTTGCTCGCGAGGCTGTCGCAGGAAAAGGTGCGCGTGTGCTACGCGATGATGCCGGCGCAATTCGGCGTGATCGACACGCTCGGCGCACCGCCGGCGCAGGGGCCGGCGGTGTAG
- a CDS encoding chromate transporter — translation MPPPSATSSSAPPAGNAPPPGVLALFIAFSQIGLTSFGGGLSGRMMRDFVYERRWLDEEAFLNGLALSQALPGVNVKNLAIWIGYRLAGWRGAVAGFTGIIAPPAVLIVLFGIAFSTLTRFPLTHVALAGAAAAAIGLSISMAITAVRRLPRRALPFAVTALTFMSVAVLHWPLVWTVLVGGTLSVALEYRRAAATPTGRDTR, via the coding sequence ATGCCACCGCCCTCCGCCACCTCCTCGTCGGCGCCGCCCGCAGGCAATGCGCCGCCGCCCGGCGTCCTCGCACTGTTCATTGCGTTCTCGCAGATCGGCCTGACCAGCTTCGGCGGCGGGCTCAGCGGCCGGATGATGCGCGACTTCGTGTACGAGCGCCGCTGGCTCGACGAGGAGGCGTTCCTCAACGGTCTCGCGCTGTCGCAGGCGCTGCCGGGCGTCAACGTGAAGAACCTCGCGATCTGGATCGGCTACCGGCTCGCCGGATGGCGCGGCGCCGTGGCCGGCTTCACCGGCATCATCGCGCCGCCGGCCGTGCTGATCGTGTTGTTCGGCATCGCGTTCTCGACCCTCACGCGCTTCCCGCTCACGCACGTCGCGCTCGCCGGCGCGGCGGCCGCGGCGATCGGGCTGTCGATCTCGATGGCGATCACCGCCGTGCGTCGGTTGCCGCGCCGCGCGCTGCCGTTCGCGGTGACGGCGCTCACCTTCATGTCGGTTGCGGTGCTGCACTGGCCGCTGGTGTGGACCGTGCTGGTCGGCGGCACGCTGAGCGTCGCGCTCGAATACCGCCGCGCGGCCGCCACACCGACCGGGCGCGACACACGATGA
- a CDS encoding Rossmann-like and DUF2520 domain-containing protein produces the protein MSVPDTPRLGFIGAGRLARCVAQRFAQAGFPVVAIASRTPASAAALAARIDGCQAVDTPQQVADAADLIFLTVPDDHLASAAAALRFDASRAARQAVVHCSGASAVALLDPAKQQGTATGGFHPLYLFGGTDADLARIDGCSVTIEADGALHATLMRLAAALGCHPLSIPAGGRMLYHAAAHYAASFALCGLAEAVELWRGLGFDEEAALRALLPMLAGTIETARDKGLANALSGPVSRGDTGIVERQLALLETLGGDHATLYALLTRRAVALAAQRAAPPASLPALAEAVETSLARTAAHPSPSRDEA, from the coding sequence ATGTCCGTCCCCGACACACCCCGCCTCGGCTTCATCGGCGCCGGCCGTCTCGCACGCTGTGTCGCGCAGCGCTTCGCGCAGGCCGGCTTTCCGGTCGTCGCGATCGCGAGCCGCACGCCCGCGTCGGCCGCGGCCCTCGCCGCGCGCATCGACGGCTGCCAGGCGGTCGACACGCCGCAGCAGGTCGCCGATGCCGCCGACCTGATCTTCCTGACGGTACCCGACGACCATCTCGCGTCCGCCGCCGCGGCGCTGCGCTTCGACGCATCGCGCGCCGCGCGGCAGGCCGTCGTTCACTGCAGCGGCGCGTCGGCCGTCGCGCTGCTCGATCCGGCGAAGCAGCAGGGCACGGCCACCGGCGGCTTCCATCCGCTCTACCTGTTCGGCGGCACCGACGCCGACCTCGCCCGCATCGACGGCTGCTCGGTCACGATCGAAGCCGACGGCGCGCTGCATGCGACGCTGATGCGACTTGCCGCCGCACTCGGCTGCCATCCGCTGTCGATTCCGGCCGGCGGCCGGATGCTTTATCACGCGGCCGCGCACTACGCGGCGAGCTTCGCGCTGTGCGGGCTCGCGGAAGCGGTCGAGCTGTGGCGCGGCCTCGGTTTCGACGAGGAAGCCGCGTTGCGCGCGCTGCTGCCGATGCTGGCCGGTACGATCGAGACCGCACGCGACAAGGGGCTCGCGAACGCGCTCTCGGGCCCCGTGTCGCGCGGCGATACGGGCATCGTCGAACGCCAGTTGGCACTGCTTGAAACGCTCGGCGGCGATCACGCGACGCTGTACGCGTTGCTGACGCGCCGCGCGGTCGCGCTCGCGGCGCAGCGCGCGGCGCCGCCGGCGTCGCTGCCGGCACTCGCCGAAGCCGTCGAAACGTCGCTCGCGCGCACGGCCGCGCACCCCTCCCCGTCGCGAGACGAGGCGTGA
- a CDS encoding NUDIX domain-containing protein encodes MAATRDRVRIVDTTVLSDDWYVLKKVTFDFLRRDGTWQRLNRETYDRGNGATILLRNADTGDVLLTRQFRMPAFVGGHDGMLLEAAAGLLDDATPEARIRAEAEEETGYRVRGVRKVFEAFMSPGSVTEKLHFFVGEYDASLRTGDGGGVAEEGEDLEVVEMPLQAALDAVERGEIVDAKTIMLLQYVALRETAGARTA; translated from the coding sequence ATGGCTGCAACGCGGGACCGTGTCCGCATCGTCGATACGACGGTGCTGTCCGATGACTGGTATGTGCTGAAGAAGGTGACGTTCGATTTCCTGCGCCGCGACGGAACGTGGCAGCGCCTGAACCGCGAGACCTACGATCGCGGCAATGGCGCGACCATCCTGCTGCGCAATGCCGATACCGGCGACGTGCTGCTGACGCGGCAGTTCCGGATGCCGGCGTTCGTCGGCGGACACGACGGCATGCTGCTCGAGGCCGCCGCCGGCCTGCTCGACGACGCGACGCCCGAAGCGCGCATCCGCGCGGAGGCCGAGGAGGAGACCGGTTACCGCGTGCGCGGCGTGCGCAAGGTGTTCGAGGCGTTCATGAGCCCGGGCTCGGTGACGGAGAAGCTGCATTTCTTCGTCGGTGAATACGATGCGTCGCTGCGCACCGGCGACGGCGGCGGCGTCGCGGAGGAGGGCGAGGATCTCGAGGTCGTCGAGATGCCGCTGCAGGCGGCGCTGGATGCGGTCGAGCGCGGCGAGATCGTCGATGCGAAGACGATCATGCTGCTCCAGTACGTCGCGCTGCGGGAAACCGCCGGCGCGCGCACGGCATGA
- the crcB gene encoding fluoride efflux transporter CrcB has product MFYSIVAIFVGAGLGALLRWFLSLALNEFFPAVPLGTLAANLIGGYVIGIAAVVFTTRVGLPPEWRLFVITGFLGGLTTFSTYSVEVMTHALQGEFGWAFAVAALHLTGSFALTALGMWTARAWLAAA; this is encoded by the coding sequence TTGTTCTATTCGATCGTCGCGATCTTCGTCGGCGCCGGGCTCGGCGCATTGCTGCGCTGGTTCCTGAGCCTCGCGCTCAACGAATTCTTTCCCGCCGTGCCGCTGGGCACGCTCGCCGCGAACCTGATCGGCGGCTACGTGATCGGCATCGCCGCCGTCGTGTTCACGACCCGCGTCGGGTTGCCGCCCGAGTGGCGGCTGTTCGTGATCACGGGCTTTCTCGGCGGCCTCACGACGTTCTCGACCTATTCGGTCGAAGTGATGACGCATGCGTTGCAGGGCGAATTCGGATGGGCGTTTGCGGTGGCTGCCCTACACTTGACTGGATCGTTCGCGCTGACGGCGCTCGGCATGTGGACCGCGCGCGCATGGCTCGCGGCGGCCTGA
- a CDS encoding YggT family protein: MFGEIARFLLNTIFTLFGAALILRVWMQAVRVPPYNPVTQAVLQATNWLVLPLRRVIAGVRGIDWASVVAALLTALVYVVLMVVMAGFDPAAVIATLVVVALLTVVKWALNLVIWMTILMALLSWLNPRSPAMPILYQLTAPFLNPLRRVIPNLGGIDLSPILLFVIVQVLLMIVTRAAVSLTMFGI, translated from the coding sequence ATGTTCGGCGAGATCGCCCGTTTTCTGCTCAATACCATCTTCACGCTGTTCGGCGCCGCGCTGATCCTGCGCGTCTGGATGCAGGCCGTCCGCGTGCCGCCGTACAACCCCGTCACGCAGGCCGTGCTGCAGGCGACCAACTGGCTCGTGCTGCCGCTGCGCCGCGTGATCGCGGGCGTGCGCGGCATCGACTGGGCCAGCGTCGTCGCCGCCCTCCTCACCGCGCTCGTCTATGTCGTGCTGATGGTCGTGATGGCCGGCTTCGACCCGGCCGCGGTGATCGCGACGCTCGTCGTGGTCGCGCTGCTCACCGTCGTGAAGTGGGCGCTCAATCTCGTGATCTGGATGACGATCCTGATGGCGCTGCTGTCGTGGCTCAACCCGCGCTCGCCGGCCATGCCGATCCTCTACCAGCTCACCGCGCCGTTCCTGAACCCGCTGCGCCGCGTGATCCCGAATCTCGGCGGCATCGACCTGTCGCCGATCCTGCTGTTCGTGATCGTGCAGGTGCTGCTGATGATCGTCACGCGCGCCGCCGTGTCGCTGACGATGTTCGGCATCTGA
- the scpB gene encoding methylmalonyl-CoA decarboxylase, translating into MSDTTKHDGASRVTVDMVGERIARVRFANPARRHALDAPLLDALVARLDALAEHRPPPVVILSNDGSGDVWSAGHDLRELADDRDPLAYGKPLERALRRVRTYPGAVIAAVSGSAWGGAVDLVMSCDLVVAARDARFAMTPANIGLPYSTSGLLRFHDNLPIHVLKEMFFCAQPLDAERAAHHGLVNRLAEAGGVDDAALDVARTIAAKAPLAVHAVKEQLRVLQDARPLPADAFERIAELRRHACEGEDFDEGLRAFAERRAPVFRGG; encoded by the coding sequence ATGAGCGACACGACGAAACACGATGGCGCATCGCGCGTGACGGTCGACATGGTCGGCGAACGGATCGCGCGCGTGCGGTTCGCGAATCCGGCGCGACGGCATGCGCTCGACGCGCCGTTGCTCGATGCGCTCGTCGCGCGCCTCGATGCGCTGGCCGAACACCGTCCTCCGCCCGTCGTGATCCTGTCGAACGACGGCAGCGGCGACGTGTGGAGCGCGGGGCACGATCTGCGCGAGCTGGCCGACGATCGCGATCCGCTCGCGTACGGCAAGCCGCTCGAACGGGCGCTGCGGCGCGTGCGGACTTATCCGGGTGCGGTGATCGCGGCGGTGTCGGGGTCGGCGTGGGGCGGGGCGGTCGATCTCGTGATGAGCTGCGACCTGGTGGTCGCGGCGCGCGATGCGCGTTTTGCGATGACGCCCGCGAACATCGGCCTGCCGTATTCGACGAGCGGCCTGCTGCGCTTCCACGACAACCTGCCGATCCACGTGCTGAAGGAGATGTTCTTCTGCGCGCAGCCGCTCGATGCGGAACGCGCCGCGCATCACGGGCTCGTGAACCGGCTGGCGGAAGCAGGCGGTGTCGACGATGCGGCGCTCGACGTCGCGCGCACGATCGCCGCGAAGGCGCCGCTCGCGGTGCACGCGGTGAAGGAGCAGTTGCGCGTGCTGCAGGACGCGCGGCCGTTGCCGGCCGATGCGTTCGAACGGATCGCCGAGTTGCGCCGGCACGCGTGCGAAGGCGAGGACTTCGACGAGGGGCTGCGCGCGTTTGCGGAGCGGCGCGCGCCGGTGTTTCGCGGCGGGTAG
- a CDS encoding SIR2 family NAD-dependent protein deacylase: protein MPLSDSADFTAATAAAQLPADLVASAVAALARADALLVTAGAGIGVDSGLPDFRGTDGFWRAYPALRHERFEFHEIASPHAFRARAPLAWGFYGHRLALYRATVPHAGFAILRRWIDAMPNGGFVLTSNVDGQFQKAGFDPARIVEIHGSIHAMQCLRPCSDDTWDAAPFVPDVDETTCRLVGEMPRCPRCGGLARPNILMFGDTGWLGARYDAQERALEDWISRAGRVAVVEIGAGTAIPTVRLLSERLGADVIRINAREAHARRADVIGLKGGALATLGALDAAWQRA, encoded by the coding sequence ATGCCGCTCTCCGATTCCGCCGATTTCACTGCCGCGACTGCCGCCGCGCAACTGCCCGCCGATCTCGTCGCTTCCGCTGTTGCCGCGCTCGCGCGCGCCGACGCATTGCTCGTGACGGCCGGCGCCGGTATCGGCGTCGATTCCGGGCTGCCCGATTTTCGCGGCACGGACGGGTTCTGGCGCGCGTATCCGGCGCTGCGCCACGAGCGCTTCGAATTCCACGAGATCGCATCGCCGCACGCGTTCCGCGCGCGTGCGCCGCTCGCATGGGGCTTCTACGGGCACCGCCTCGCGCTCTACCGTGCGACGGTGCCGCATGCGGGCTTCGCGATCCTGCGCCGCTGGATCGACGCGATGCCGAACGGCGGCTTCGTCCTGACGAGCAACGTCGACGGCCAGTTCCAGAAAGCCGGCTTCGATCCGGCGCGGATCGTCGAGATCCACGGTTCGATCCACGCCATGCAGTGCCTGCGCCCCTGCTCGGACGACACGTGGGATGCGGCGCCGTTCGTGCCGGACGTCGACGAAACCACCTGCCGCCTCGTCGGCGAAATGCCGCGCTGCCCGCGCTGCGGCGGCCTCGCGCGGCCGAACATCCTGATGTTCGGCGACACCGGCTGGCTCGGTGCGCGCTACGACGCGCAGGAACGCGCGCTGGAAGACTGGATCTCGCGGGCCGGGCGTGTCGCCGTGGTCGAGATCGGCGCGGGCACCGCGATCCCGACCGTGCGCCTGCTGAGCGAACGGCTCGGCGCCGACGTGATCCGCATCAACGCGCGCGAAGCGCATGCGCGCCGGGCGGACGTGATCGGCCTGAAGGGCGGCGCGCTGGCGACGCTGGGCGCGCTCGACGCCGCCTGGCAACGCGCGTGA
- a CDS encoding DeoR/GlpR family DNA-binding transcription regulator, with amino-acid sequence MLTTQRKKAILDALARDGQVLAVELSAQFGVSEDTVRRDLRELAAEGLLQRVHGGALPASPAVAPFAQRETLETAEKRRIARRAAEMIAPGQVVIVDGGTTSALLVSQLPADLRATVVTHSPSVAVALAAHPSIEVILIGGRLYKHSIVAVGAAAMEGIARIHADLYFMGVTGVHPVAGLSTGDFEEAAIKRALAERAAETVVLASQSKLRAASQFVIGELTLAHTVVVEKETDVALTKPIEAAGVTVVRA; translated from the coding sequence ATGCTGACGACACAACGCAAGAAAGCGATCCTCGACGCACTCGCGCGCGACGGCCAGGTGCTGGCGGTCGAGCTGAGCGCGCAATTCGGCGTATCCGAAGACACCGTCCGCCGCGACCTGCGCGAGCTCGCGGCCGAGGGCCTGCTGCAGCGCGTGCATGGCGGTGCGCTGCCGGCGTCGCCGGCCGTTGCGCCGTTCGCGCAGCGCGAAACGCTCGAGACGGCGGAAAAGCGGCGCATCGCGCGCCGCGCCGCGGAGATGATCGCGCCCGGACAGGTGGTGATCGTCGATGGCGGCACCACCTCGGCGCTGCTCGTCAGCCAGTTGCCGGCCGACCTGCGCGCGACGGTCGTCACGCACAGCCCGAGTGTCGCGGTGGCGCTCGCCGCGCATCCGTCGATCGAGGTGATCCTGATCGGCGGGCGGCTCTACAAGCATTCGATCGTCGCCGTCGGCGCGGCGGCCATGGAAGGCATTGCGCGCATCCACGCGGATCTTTATTTCATGGGCGTGACGGGCGTGCATCCGGTTGCGGGGCTCAGCACCGGCGATTTCGAGGAAGCGGCGATCAAGCGCGCACTGGCCGAACGCGCGGCCGAGACCGTCGTGCTCGCGTCGCAGTCGAAGCTGCGCGCGGCGTCGCAGTTCGTGATCGGCGAGCTCACGCTGGCGCACACCGTGGTGGTCGAAAAGGAAACCGACGTCGCGTTGACGAAGCCGATCGAAGCAGCGGGCGTGACGGTCGTGCGCGCGTAG
- a CDS encoding MFS transporter: MFKAIDAPAAGAKPRRTPLTREQVKGFWAVYAGWVLDGVDSVIYALVLIPALTELLPASGIAATPANLGMYGSILFALFLIGWGLSFIWGPLADRFGRVRTLAASILIYSVFTGAAAFVHDVWALAACRLIAGIGVGGEWALAGTYVAESWPEDRRKMGAGYLQTGYYFGFFIAACLNYTIGATYGWRAMFLCGLAPALLAVFTVMRVKEPGQWRRHDARDGDVADARRAHPLREIFAPAFLRRTLTSASLVGVAIVGLWAGSVYEASAVTTLAARAGIDHIGALRLASIGAAILSCATIAGCLVAPWLSERLGRRTALGVYFAGMAGSIVFAFGWAFYQPNGLAAFMVSLAFLGFFGGNFAIFSLWLPEQYPTRVRATAFAFNASVGRFIGAGVNFLLGAAIHGYGSLGVPVAWTAAAFGLGILILPFAVETRHQTLPE, from the coding sequence ATGTTCAAGGCGATCGACGCGCCGGCGGCCGGCGCGAAGCCGCGGCGCACGCCGCTCACGCGCGAGCAGGTCAAGGGCTTCTGGGCCGTGTATGCGGGCTGGGTGCTCGACGGCGTGGATTCGGTGATCTACGCGCTCGTGCTGATTCCCGCGCTGACCGAACTGCTGCCGGCGTCCGGCATCGCGGCGACGCCCGCGAATCTCGGGATGTACGGCTCGATCCTGTTCGCGCTGTTCCTGATCGGCTGGGGGCTGTCGTTCATCTGGGGGCCGCTCGCCGACCGCTTCGGCCGCGTGCGCACGCTCGCCGCGAGCATCCTGATCTACTCGGTGTTCACCGGCGCGGCCGCGTTCGTGCACGACGTGTGGGCACTGGCCGCGTGCCGTTTGATCGCCGGGATCGGCGTCGGCGGCGAATGGGCGCTCGCGGGCACCTACGTGGCCGAGAGCTGGCCGGAAGATCGCCGCAAGATGGGCGCCGGCTACCTGCAGACGGGTTACTACTTCGGCTTCTTCATCGCGGCGTGCCTGAACTACACGATCGGCGCGACCTACGGGTGGCGCGCGATGTTCCTGTGCGGGCTCGCGCCCGCGCTGCTCGCGGTGTTCACCGTGATGCGCGTGAAGGAGCCCGGCCAGTGGCGCCGGCACGACGCGCGCGACGGCGACGTGGCCGACGCGCGGCGCGCGCATCCGCTGCGCGAGATCTTCGCGCCGGCCTTCCTGCGCCGCACGCTGACGAGCGCGAGCCTGGTCGGCGTCGCGATCGTCGGGCTGTGGGCCGGCTCCGTGTACGAGGCGAGCGCGGTCACGACGCTGGCGGCGCGCGCGGGCATCGATCACATCGGCGCGCTGCGGCTCGCGTCGATCGGCGCGGCGATCCTGTCGTGCGCGACGATCGCCGGTTGCCTGGTTGCGCCGTGGCTCTCCGAACGGCTTGGCCGGCGCACGGCGCTCGGTGTGTATTTCGCGGGCATGGCCGGTTCGATCGTGTTCGCGTTCGGCTGGGCGTTCTACCAGCCGAACGGGCTCGCGGCATTCATGGTGTCGCTCGCGTTCCTCGGTTTCTTCGGCGGCAATTTCGCGATCTTCTCGTTGTGGCTGCCCGAGCAGTACCCGACACGCGTGCGTGCCACCGCGTTCGCGTTCAACGCATCGGTCGGCCGCTTCATCGGCGCAGGCGTGAACTTCCTGCTCGGCGCCGCGATTCACGGTTACGGATCGCTCGGCGTGCCGGTCGCATGGACCGCGGCCGCGTTCGGGCTCGGCATCCTGATCCTGCCGTTCGCGGTCGAAACGCGCCATCAGACGCTGCCCGAATGA
- a CDS encoding chromate transporter translates to MTASQRYAALFGVFAPLSIATIGGGQAIIADIQRQVVDVHHWMTATQFVNDFAIARMAPGPGSLLATLIGWQVAGFWGAVIATLALFGPTAFLIYGVAHLWRRHQGARWQIALEAGLRPVAAGMILASVWVLLQALDGGWAARAIAVASTLCVMYTRVHALLLIAIGALLLVGVHAIGGA, encoded by the coding sequence ATGACCGCATCGCAACGCTACGCCGCGCTGTTCGGCGTGTTCGCGCCGCTGTCGATCGCGACGATCGGCGGCGGGCAGGCGATCATCGCCGACATCCAGCGGCAGGTGGTCGACGTGCATCACTGGATGACCGCCACGCAATTCGTGAACGATTTCGCGATCGCGCGAATGGCGCCGGGCCCCGGCTCGCTGCTGGCGACGCTGATCGGCTGGCAGGTGGCCGGTTTCTGGGGCGCGGTGATCGCGACGCTCGCGCTGTTCGGCCCGACGGCGTTCCTGATCTACGGCGTCGCGCATCTGTGGCGGCGGCACCAGGGCGCGCGCTGGCAGATCGCGCTCGAGGCCGGCCTGCGCCCGGTCGCGGCCGGCATGATCCTCGCGTCGGTGTGGGTGCTGCTGCAGGCGCTCGACGGCGGCTGGGCCGCGCGCGCGATCGCGGTCGCGTCGACGCTGTGCGTGATGTATACGCGCGTCCATGCGCTGTTGTTGATCGCCATCGGCGCGCTGCTGCTCGTCGGCGTGCATGCGATCGGCGGCGCGTAA
- a CDS encoding LysE family translocator: MTFPPASMLSDGFFLSLSLCLDIGLVNVAMLSLTLSHGFRPGFWLGIGSCVGDLVYAALALAGMAVLLQFEPVRWIVWIGGGAVLLFLTWKMAREALAPAKAAGDDAEETPQPRASARRSFLRGMLLAMSSPSAILWFAAVGGALIAKAGATTPATASVFLSGFFLGGLAWTLFMCTLASQGRKRAGAGLMRACHIASALLFAYFSYSVIVGGYRDLIVNAV; the protein is encoded by the coding sequence ATGACCTTTCCGCCCGCCTCCATGCTGTCCGACGGCTTCTTTCTGTCGCTGTCGCTCTGTCTCGACATCGGCCTCGTGAACGTCGCGATGCTGTCGCTGACGCTGTCACACGGCTTCCGGCCGGGCTTCTGGCTCGGCATCGGATCGTGCGTCGGCGATCTCGTCTATGCGGCGCTCGCGCTCGCCGGGATGGCCGTGCTGCTGCAGTTCGAGCCGGTGCGCTGGATCGTGTGGATCGGCGGCGGCGCGGTGCTGCTGTTCCTCACGTGGAAGATGGCGCGGGAAGCGCTGGCGCCGGCCAAGGCGGCGGGCGACGATGCCGAGGAGACGCCGCAGCCGCGCGCGAGCGCGCGGCGCAGCTTCCTGCGCGGCATGCTGCTCGCGATGTCGTCGCCGAGCGCGATCCTGTGGTTCGCGGCGGTCGGCGGCGCGCTGATCGCGAAAGCCGGCGCGACCACGCCGGCCACCGCATCGGTGTTCCTGTCGGGCTTTTTCCTCGGCGGCCTCGCATGGACGCTCTTCATGTGCACGCTCGCGAGCCAGGGCCGCAAGCGCGCGGGCGCGGGGCTGATGCGCGCGTGCCACATCGCGTCGGCGCTGCTGTTCGCGTATTTCTCGTATAGCGTGATCGTCGGCGGCTACCGCGACCTGATCGTGAACGCGGTGTAA
- a CDS encoding CaiB/BaiF CoA transferase family protein, with translation MQALQGIRVVDLSRALSGPFCSMVLADLGADVIKVESGPHGDMSRAWGPFDRGVSTYYLSCNRNKRGICVDFRQPAGLDVVRRLIAQADVVIENFKAGTMDAMGLGYAALSARDPRLVMGSVTAFGPRGPLRDWPGFDQIAQGYAGLMSLTGFPDGEPTRTGTAIGDLSSGMWVATGVMAALFERERTGRGQHVGTSLLESLVSLLSVHGQRYLSLGDVPRRTGNAHAVIAPYGVFETADGPLNLAPITTDMWLRLCQLLDLPELPDDPRFATNDARVAHRDELKALLEGRLRTRGKREWTQRFVDAGLPAGPINTLDEVFNDPQLAHCGLVEPVVHPTLGTLRQVVTPLGGMGGEVPAPRTRHAPPLLGEHTVDVLREAGYDDDAIDTLLAGRAIFQAEAVAEAVQ, from the coding sequence ATGCAGGCATTACAAGGAATCAGGGTCGTCGATCTGAGCCGCGCGCTGTCGGGGCCGTTCTGCTCGATGGTGCTCGCCGATCTCGGCGCCGACGTGATCAAGGTCGAGTCGGGGCCGCACGGCGACATGAGCCGCGCGTGGGGGCCGTTCGATCGCGGCGTGAGCACGTACTACCTGTCCTGCAACCGCAACAAGCGCGGCATCTGCGTGGATTTCCGGCAGCCGGCCGGCCTCGACGTCGTGCGCCGGCTGATCGCGCAGGCCGACGTCGTGATCGAGAATTTCAAGGCCGGCACGATGGACGCGATGGGGCTCGGTTACGCCGCGCTGAGCGCGCGCGATCCGCGGCTCGTGATGGGCAGCGTCACCGCGTTCGGCCCGCGCGGCCCGTTGCGCGACTGGCCGGGCTTCGACCAGATCGCGCAGGGCTACGCGGGGCTGATGAGCCTCACCGGTTTTCCCGACGGCGAGCCGACCCGCACGGGCACCGCGATCGGCGATCTCAGCTCGGGGATGTGGGTCGCGACCGGCGTGATGGCGGCGCTGTTCGAGCGCGAGCGCACGGGGCGCGGGCAGCATGTCGGCACGTCGCTGCTCGAAAGCCTCGTGTCGCTGCTGAGCGTGCACGGGCAACGCTACCTGAGCCTCGGCGACGTGCCGCGCCGCACCGGCAATGCGCATGCTGTGATCGCGCCGTACGGCGTGTTCGAGACGGCCGACGGGCCGCTCAACCTTGCGCCGATCACGACCGACATGTGGCTGCGGCTGTGCCAGTTGCTGGATCTGCCCGAACTGCCGGACGATCCGCGCTTCGCGACCAACGATGCGCGTGTCGCGCACCGTGACGAACTGAAAGCGCTGCTTGAAGGCCGGTTGCGCACGCGCGGCAAGCGCGAATGGACGCAACGCTTCGTCGATGCCGGGCTGCCGGCGGGGCCGATCAATACGCTCGACGAAGTGTTCAACGATCCGCAGCTCGCGCATTGCGGGCTGGTCGAACCGGTCGTGCATCCGACGCTCGGCACGCTGCGCCAGGTCGTCACGCCGCTCGGCGGGATGGGGGGCGAGGTGCCGGCGCCGCGCACGCGTCATGCGCCGCCGCTGCTCGGCGAGCACACGGTCGACGTGCTGCGCGAAGCGGGCTACGACGACGACGCGATCGACACGCTGCTGGCCGGGCGCGCGATCTTCCAGGCGGAAGCGGTGGCGGAGGCCGTGCAATGA